The following coding sequences lie in one Bacteroides helcogenes P 36-108 genomic window:
- the rpsS gene encoding 30S ribosomal protein S19 produces the protein MSRSLKKGPYINVKLEKKVLTMNESGKKVVVKTWARASMISPDFVGHTVAVHNGNKFIPVYVTENMVGHKLGEFAPTRTFRGHAGNKKK, from the coding sequence ATGAGTCGTTCATTAAAAAAAGGTCCGTATATTAACGTTAAGCTTGAAAAGAAAGTACTTACCATGAATGAATCAGGTAAGAAAGTGGTAGTTAAGACTTGGGCCAGAGCTTCAATGATTTCGCCTGATTTTGTGGGGCATACTGTTGCAGTTCACAATGGAAATAAATTTATTCCTGTATATGTTACCGAAAATATGGTAGGACACAAGTTGGGCGAATTTGCTCCAACTCGTACATTCAGAGGACACGCTGGTAACAAGAAAAAATAA
- the rpsJ gene encoding 30S ribosomal protein S10 gives MSQKIRIKLKSYDHNLVDKSAEKIVRTVKTTGAIVSGPIPLPTHKRIFTVNRSTFVNKKSREQFELSSYKRLIDIYSSTAKTVDALMKLELPSGVEVEIKV, from the coding sequence ATGAGTCAAAAAATTAGAATCAAACTGAAATCTTACGACCACAACTTGGTTGACAAATCAGCTGAGAAGATTGTAAGAACGGTGAAGACAACGGGCGCCATCGTTAGCGGTCCAATTCCTCTTCCTACGCATAAGCGTATCTTTACCGTAAACCGTTCGACTTTCGTTAACAAAAAGTCGCGTGAACAATTCGAACTCTCTTCTTATAAGAGACTGATTGACATCTATAGCTCAACAGCTAAGACTGTAGATGCTCTGATGAAGTTAGAGTTGCCGAGTGGTGTGGAAGTAGAAATCAAAGTGTAA
- the rpsC gene encoding 30S ribosomal protein S3, with product MGQKVNPISNRLGIIRGWDSNWYGGKNYGDSLLEDSKIRKYLNARLAKASVSRIVIERTLKLVTITVCTARPGIIIGKGGQEVDKLKEELKKVTDKDIQINIFEVKRPELDAVIVANNIARQVEGKIAYRRAIKMAIANTMRMGAEGIKIQISGRLNGAEMARSEMYKEGRTPLHTFRADIDYCHAEALTKVGLLGIKVWICRGEVYGKKELAPNFTQSKESGRGSNSGNNGGKNFKRKKNNR from the coding sequence ATGGGACAAAAAGTTAATCCAATAAGCAACCGTTTAGGAATTATCAGAGGATGGGATTCCAATTGGTATGGTGGAAAGAATTACGGCGATTCTCTGCTGGAAGATAGCAAGATTCGTAAATATTTGAATGCTCGTCTTGCAAAAGCCAGTGTTTCAAGAATTGTGATCGAACGTACACTGAAACTCGTGACTATTACCGTTTGTACAGCGCGTCCAGGTATCATTATCGGTAAAGGTGGCCAAGAAGTTGATAAGTTAAAGGAGGAGTTGAAGAAGGTCACTGATAAAGATATCCAGATTAATATCTTCGAAGTTAAAAGACCTGAGTTGGACGCTGTTATTGTGGCTAACAACATCGCTCGCCAGGTTGAAGGTAAAATAGCCTACCGTCGTGCCATTAAGATGGCTATTGCCAATACAATGCGTATGGGTGCGGAAGGTATCAAGATTCAGATTTCAGGACGTTTGAATGGCGCAGAAATGGCTCGTTCTGAAATGTATAAGGAAGGAAGAACCCCATTGCACACTTTCAGAGCAGATATTGACTACTGTCATGCAGAAGCATTGACGAAGGTTGGTCTTCTCGGTATTAAAGTTTGGATTTGTAGAGGTGAAGTTTATGGTAAGAAGGAATTAGCTCCGAACTTTACGCAAAGCAAAGAAAGTGGTCGTGGAAGCAATAGCGGAAACAATGGCGGGAAGAACTTCAAAAGAAAGAAAAATAATCGCTAA
- the rplP gene encoding 50S ribosomal protein L16, which produces MLQPKKTKFRRQQKGRQKGNAQRGNQLAFGSFGIKALETKWITGRQIEAARIAVTRYMQRQGQIWIRIFPDKPITRKPADVRMGKGKGAPEGFVAPVTPGRIIIEAEGVSYEIAKEALRLAAQKLPITTKFVVRRDYDIQNQNA; this is translated from the coding sequence ATGTTACAACCGAAAAAAACAAAATTCAGAAGACAACAAAAAGGCCGTCAAAAAGGTAATGCCCAAAGAGGAAACCAGTTGGCTTTCGGTTCTTTTGGTATTAAGGCCTTGGAGACGAAATGGATTACAGGCCGTCAGATTGAAGCTGCACGTATTGCAGTGACAAGATATATGCAACGTCAAGGACAGATTTGGATTCGTATTTTTCCGGATAAACCTATTACAAGAAAGCCTGCTGATGTACGTATGGGTAAAGGTAAAGGTGCTCCGGAAGGATTTGTTGCTCCTGTTACACCGGGTAGAATAATTATCGAAGCCGAAGGGGTATCTTATGAAATCGCAAAAGAAGCTTTGCGCTTAGCTGCACAAAAGCTTCCTATCACAACGAAATTTGTGGTAAGACGTGATTATGATATTCAAAATCAAAATGCGTAA
- the rplX gene encoding 50S ribosomal protein L24, with protein sequence MSKLHIKKGDTVYVNAGEDKGKTGRVLKVLVDKNRAIIEGINMVSKSTKPNAKNPQGGIVKQEASIHLSNLNPVDPKTGKATRVGRKVSADGTLVRYSKKTGEEIK encoded by the coding sequence ATGAGTAAATTACATATTAAAAAAGGCGATACAGTTTACGTAAATGCTGGTGAAGACAAAGGTAAGACCGGTCGTGTGTTGAAGGTTCTTGTTGATAAAAACCGTGCAATTATTGAAGGTATCAACATGGTGTCTAAGAGCACAAAACCTAATGCAAAGAACCCGCAAGGTGGTATCGTGAAGCAAGAAGCTTCTATCCATTTGTCAAACTTGAATCCGGTTGATCCAAAAACTGGCAAAGCAACGCGTGTTGGTAGAAAAGTAAGTGCCGATGGCACTTTAGTGCGTTATTCTAAAAAAACAGGAGAGGAGATTAAGTAA
- the rplR gene encoding 50S ribosomal protein L18: protein MTTKIERRIKIKYRVRNKISGSTECPRMSVFRSNKQIYVQIIDDLSGKTLAAASSLGMAEKMPKKEQAAKVGELIAKKAQEAGITTVVFDRNGYLYHGRVKEVADAARNGGLKF from the coding sequence ATGACAACAAAAATAGAAAGACGAATTAAAATCAAATATAGAGTACGCAATAAAATTTCAGGTTCTACTGAATGCCCGCGTATGAGTGTATTTAGAAGCAATAAGCAAATTTATGTTCAAATTATCGATGATTTGTCCGGTAAGACCTTGGCTGCTGCTTCTTCATTGGGTATGGCTGAAAAAATGCCTAAGAAAGAGCAAGCAGCTAAAGTGGGTGAACTGATTGCAAAAAAAGCTCAGGAAGCAGGTATTACTACTGTTGTTTTCGACCGTAATGGTTACTTGTATCATGGGAGAGTAAAAGAAGTAGCTGATGCTGCTCGTAACGGTGGACTTAAATTTTAA
- the fusA gene encoding elongation factor G has protein sequence MAKHDLHLTRNIGIMAHIDAGKTTTSERILFYTGLTHKIGEVHDGAATMDWMEQEQERGITITSAATTTRWKYAGDTYKINLIDTPGHVDFTAEVERSLRILDGAVAAYCAVGGVEPQSETVWRQADKYNVPRIAYVNKMDRSGADFFEVVRQMKDVLGANPCPIVVPIGAEESFKGLVDLIKMKAIYWHDETMGADYSVEDIPANLVDEANEWRDKMLEKVAEFDDALMEKYFDDPSTITEEEVLRALRNATVQMAVVPMLCGSSFKNKGVQTLLDYVCAFLPSPLDTPNIIGTNPDTGAEEDRRPDDDEKTSALAFKIATDPYVGRLTFFRVYSGKIEAGSYIYNSRSGKKERVSRLFQMHSNKQNPVEVIGAGDIGAGVGFKDIHTGDTLCDEAAPIVLESMDFPEPVIGIAVEPKTQKDMDKLSNGLAKLAEEDPTFTVRTDEQTGQTVISGMGELHLDIIIDRLKREFKVECNQGKPQVNYKEAITKTVNLREVYKKQSGGRGKFADIIVNIGPVDEDFVQGGLQFVDEVKGGNIPKEFIPSVQKGFTTAMKNGVLAGYPLDSLKVTLLDGSFHPVDSDQLSFEICAIQAYKNACAKAGPVLMEPIMKLEVVTPEENMGDVIGDLNKRRGQVEGMESSRSGARIVKAMVPLAEMFGYVTALRTITSGRATSSMTYSHHAQVSNSIAKAVLEEVKGRTDLI, from the coding sequence ATGGCAAAGCATGATTTACATTTGACACGAAATATCGGTATCATGGCTCATATTGATGCCGGAAAAACAACAACTTCTGAGCGTATTCTGTTCTATACAGGCTTGACACACAAGATAGGTGAAGTACATGACGGCGCTGCTACAATGGACTGGATGGAACAGGAGCAAGAGCGTGGTATTACAATTACTTCTGCTGCTACAACTACTCGTTGGAAATATGCAGGTGATACTTATAAAATCAATTTGATTGATACTCCGGGACACGTTGACTTTACTGCTGAAGTGGAGCGATCACTCCGTATATTAGATGGTGCTGTTGCTGCGTACTGTGCTGTTGGGGGAGTTGAACCGCAGTCTGAGACTGTATGGCGTCAGGCTGATAAGTATAACGTACCACGTATTGCTTATGTAAATAAAATGGACCGTTCGGGCGCTGACTTTTTTGAGGTAGTTCGGCAGATGAAGGATGTTTTAGGAGCTAATCCATGTCCTATTGTCGTTCCTATTGGCGCTGAGGAGTCTTTTAAAGGGTTGGTTGACCTTATTAAAATGAAAGCTATCTATTGGCATGATGAAACTATGGGGGCTGATTACTCAGTAGAGGATATTCCTGCTAATTTGGTAGATGAAGCCAACGAATGGAGAGACAAAATGCTTGAAAAAGTAGCGGAATTTGATGATGCTTTAATGGAAAAGTATTTTGATGATCCTTCTACAATTACGGAAGAAGAAGTCTTGAGGGCTCTTCGTAATGCAACAGTGCAAATGGCAGTTGTTCCGATGTTGTGTGGCTCTTCATTCAAAAATAAGGGGGTACAAACATTACTTGATTATGTTTGTGCATTTTTACCTTCTCCATTGGATACTCCAAACATCATTGGTACTAATCCTGACACTGGTGCTGAAGAAGATCGTAGACCGGATGATGATGAAAAAACATCGGCATTGGCATTTAAGATTGCTACAGATCCGTATGTCGGTCGCTTAACATTTTTCCGTGTTTACTCGGGCAAAATTGAAGCGGGCTCTTATATCTATAATAGCCGTTCTGGTAAGAAAGAGCGTGTATCTCGTTTGTTTCAGATGCACTCAAATAAACAGAATCCGGTTGAGGTGATTGGTGCTGGTGATATTGGTGCTGGTGTAGGGTTTAAAGATATTCATACGGGTGATACTTTGTGTGATGAAGCGGCTCCGATTGTATTGGAGTCAATGGATTTCCCAGAACCTGTTATCGGTATTGCTGTTGAGCCTAAAACTCAGAAAGATATGGATAAATTGTCTAACGGTTTGGCTAAGTTGGCTGAAGAGGATCCGACATTTACTGTTAGAACAGATGAACAGACAGGTCAGACGGTCATCTCTGGTATGGGTGAGCTTCACTTGGATATTATTATCGACCGTTTGAAACGTGAGTTCAAGGTTGAATGTAACCAGGGTAAACCTCAGGTAAATTATAAAGAAGCTATTACTAAGACTGTCAACCTGCGTGAAGTTTATAAGAAACAATCAGGTGGTCGCGGTAAGTTCGCAGATATCATTGTGAATATCGGCCCGGTGGATGAAGACTTTGTTCAGGGTGGTCTGCAGTTTGTAGACGAAGTGAAGGGCGGTAACATTCCTAAAGAATTTATCCCGTCTGTACAAAAAGGCTTCACTACTGCCATGAAAAATGGTGTGCTGGCCGGTTATCCTTTGGACTCTTTGAAAGTAACGTTGCTTGATGGTTCGTTCCATCCGGTAGACTCTGATCAGTTATCCTTCGAAATCTGTGCTATTCAGGCATACAAGAATGCTTGTGCTAAGGCAGGTCCGGTTTTGATGGAGCCTATCATGAAGTTGGAGGTTGTTACTCCGGAAGAGAACATGGGTGACGTGATTGGTGACTTGAACAAGCGCCGTGGGCAAGTAGAGGGCATGGAATCAAGCCGTTCTGGAGCTCGTATCGTGAAGGCAATGGTTCCGCTGGCAGAAATGTTTGGATACGTAACAGCGTTGCGTACTATCACTTCTGGCCGTGCAACTTCTTCAATGACATATTCACACCATGCTCAGGTTTCTAACTCTATCGCTAAGGCGGTATTGGAAGAAGTGAAAGGTCGTACAGACTTAATCTAA
- the rplV gene encoding 50S ribosomal protein L22 gives MGARKKISADKRKEALKTMYFAKLQNVPTSPRKMRLVADMIRGMEVNRALGVLKFSSKEAAARVEKLLRSAIANWEQKNERKAESGELFVTKIFVDGGATLKRMRPAPQGRGYRIRKRSNHVTLFVGSKSNNEDQN, from the coding sequence ATGGGAGCAAGAAAAAAAATATCGGCTGATAAAAGAAAAGAAGCCCTTAAAACCATGTATTTTGCGAAATTGCAAAATGTTCCTACTTCCCCTCGCAAAATGCGTCTCGTGGCTGACATGATTCGTGGGATGGAGGTGAACAGAGCCCTCGGCGTTCTGAAGTTTTCTTCAAAAGAAGCTGCCGCAAGAGTGGAAAAGTTGCTGCGCTCTGCAATTGCTAATTGGGAGCAGAAAAACGAACGTAAAGCTGAAAGTGGCGAGTTGTTCGTAACCAAGATTTTTGTTGATGGTGGTGCTACGCTCAAAAGAATGAGACCGGCTCCGCAGGGTAGAGGTTACAGAATTCGTAAACGTTCAAACCACGTAACGTTGTTCGTTGGTTCTAAAAGTAATAACGAAGATCAAAATTAA
- the rpmC gene encoding 50S ribosomal protein L29, whose protein sequence is MKIAEIKEMPTNDLVERVEAEVANYNQMVLNHSISPLDNPAQIKQLRRTIARMKTELRERELNNK, encoded by the coding sequence ATGAAAATAGCAGAAATTAAAGAGATGCCTACCAATGATTTGGTAGAAAGAGTAGAAGCAGAAGTAGCTAACTATAACCAGATGGTTTTAAATCATTCTATTTCTCCTTTGGATAATCCTGCTCAAATCAAACAATTACGCAGGACTATTGCGCGTATGAAAACTGAATTACGCGAAAGAGAACTTAACAATAAATGA
- the rplE gene encoding 50S ribosomal protein L5, with product MSNTASLKKEYAERIAPALKSQFQYSSSMQIPVLKKIVINQGLGMAVADKKIIEVAINEMTAITGQKAVATISRKDIANFKLRKKMPIGVMVTLRRERMYEFLEKLVRVALPRIRDFKGIESKFDGKGNYTLGIQEQIIFPEINIDSITRILGMNITFVTSAQTDEEGYALLKEFGLPFKNAKKD from the coding sequence ATGAGTAATACTGCTAGCCTTAAGAAAGAATATGCAGAGCGCATTGCGCCTGCATTGAAATCACAGTTCCAGTATTCTTCTTCGATGCAGATACCCGTACTTAAGAAGATTGTTATCAATCAGGGATTAGGTATGGCCGTTGCTGACAAGAAGATTATCGAAGTGGCAATTAATGAAATGACTGCTATCACGGGTCAAAAAGCGGTGGCGACCATTTCTCGTAAAGATATTGCAAACTTTAAGTTGCGTAAAAAAATGCCGATTGGTGTTATGGTGACTTTGCGTCGTGAGAGAATGTATGAATTCCTTGAAAAATTAGTTCGTGTTGCTCTTCCTCGTATTCGTGACTTCAAAGGCATTGAAAGTAAGTTCGATGGTAAGGGTAATTATACCCTTGGTATTCAGGAACAAATCATTTTCCCTGAAATTAATATCGATAGTATTACCAGAATTCTCGGAATGAATATTACCTTTGTAACTTCTGCACAAACAGATGAAGAAGGTTATGCCTTGTTGAAAGAATTCGGTTTACCGTTTAAGAATGCTAAAAAAGATTGA
- the rpsQ gene encoding 30S ribosomal protein S17: MMSLMEARNLRKERTGVVLSNKMDKTITVAAKFKEKHPIYGKFVSKTKKYHAHDEKNECNIGDTVHIMETRPLSKTKRWRLVEIIERAK, from the coding sequence ATGATGAGCTTGATGGAAGCAAGAAATTTAAGAAAAGAAAGAACTGGGGTTGTGCTGAGTAATAAAATGGATAAAACCATTACGGTAGCAGCTAAGTTTAAAGAAAAACACCCCATATATGGTAAATTCGTCAGTAAAACGAAGAAGTACCATGCTCATGATGAAAAGAATGAGTGCAATATCGGTGATACTGTACACATCATGGAAACTCGTCCTTTGAGCAAGACTAAGAGATGGAGATTGGTAGAAATAATTGAAAGAGCTAAGTAA
- the rplD gene encoding 50S ribosomal protein L4: MEVNVYNIKGEDTGRKVTLNESIFGIEPNDHAIYLDVKQFMANQRQGTHKSKERSEISGSTRKIGRQKGGGGARRGDMNSPVLVGGGRVFGPKPRDYYFKLNKKVKALARKSALSYKAQNNAIVVVEDFTFATPKTKDFIEMTKNLKVSDKKLLVVLPEANKNVYLSARNVKSANVQAVSGLNTYRVLDAGIIVLAESALSAIDNILM, translated from the coding sequence ATGGAAGTTAACGTATATAACATTAAAGGTGAGGACACTGGGAGAAAGGTTACGTTAAACGAATCTATCTTCGGAATTGAGCCCAATGACCATGCTATTTACTTGGATGTTAAACAGTTTATGGCTAATCAACGTCAGGGTACGCATAAGTCAAAAGAAAGAAGTGAAATCAGTGGTTCTACTCGTAAAATCGGTCGTCAGAAAGGTGGTGGCGGCGCACGTCGTGGTGATATGAATTCACCAGTGCTTGTAGGTGGTGGACGTGTGTTTGGCCCAAAACCGAGAGACTACTATTTCAAGTTAAACAAGAAGGTAAAAGCTTTGGCTCGTAAGTCGGCTTTGTCATATAAAGCTCAAAACAATGCAATCGTTGTTGTTGAAGACTTTACTTTTGCAACTCCGAAGACGAAAGACTTCATTGAAATGACAAAGAATCTTAAAGTTTCTGACAAAAAGCTGCTCGTGGTTTTACCGGAAGCAAATAAAAACGTATATTTGTCGGCTCGTAACGTGAAGAGTGCTAATGTGCAGGCGGTCTCAGGGTTAAATACTTATAGAGTATTGGACGCTGGGATTATTGTGCTTGCAGAAAGTGCACTTTCTGCTATCGACAATATCTTAATGTAA
- the rplB gene encoding 50S ribosomal protein L2 encodes MAVRKFKPTTPGQRHKIIGTYEEITARVPEKSLVFGKKSSGGRNNTGKMTMRYIGGGSKKIIRIIDFKRNKDGVPAVVKTIEYDPNRSARIALLFYVDGEKRYIIAPNGLQVGMTLMSGETAAPEIGNALPLQNIPVGTVIHNIELRPGQGAALVRSAGNFAQLTSREGKYCVIKLPSGEVRQILSTCKATIGSVGNSDHGLESSGKAGRSRWFGRRPRNRGVVMNPVDHPMGGGEGRASGGHPRSRKGLYAKGLKTRAPKKQSSKYIIERRKK; translated from the coding sequence ATGGCAGTACGTAAATTTAAGCCCACAACACCGGGGCAAAGACATAAAATTATTGGTACTTACGAAGAGATTACTGCACGAGTACCAGAAAAGTCTCTTGTATTTGGTAAGAAATCTTCAGGTGGTCGCAATAACACGGGTAAAATGACCATGCGTTATATTGGTGGCGGTAGTAAGAAGATTATTCGTATTATTGATTTCAAGAGAAATAAAGATGGTGTACCTGCAGTGGTTAAAACAATTGAATATGATCCGAATCGTTCGGCTCGTATTGCTCTGTTGTTTTATGTAGATGGAGAAAAGAGATATATTATTGCTCCCAATGGATTGCAAGTTGGTATGACTTTGATGTCGGGAGAGACTGCTGCTCCGGAAATCGGAAATGCTCTTCCTCTTCAGAATATTCCGGTCGGTACAGTAATTCATAATATAGAATTACGTCCGGGTCAAGGTGCTGCTTTGGTTCGCTCGGCTGGTAACTTCGCTCAGTTGACTTCGAGAGAAGGTAAATACTGTGTTATCAAGTTGCCTTCAGGTGAGGTTCGTCAGATCCTTAGTACATGTAAGGCTACTATTGGTAGTGTTGGTAACTCAGATCATGGATTGGAAAGTTCAGGTAAAGCTGGACGTTCTCGCTGGTTTGGACGTCGTCCGCGAAACCGTGGTGTTGTAATGAATCCGGTTGATCACCCAATGGGAGGTGGTGAAGGACGTGCTTCAGGAGGACACCCGAGATCTCGTAAGGGATTGTATGCTAAGGGACTTAAGACAAGAGCTCCGAAGAAACAGTCGTCTAAGTATATTATTGAGAGAAGAAAGAAGTAA
- the rplF gene encoding 50S ribosomal protein L6: MSRIGKLPISVPAGVTVTLKDDVVTVKGPKGELSQYVNPAINVAIEEGHIVLSENENAMQDNPKQKHAFHGLYRSLVHNMVIGVSEGYKKELELVGVGYRASNQGNIIELALGYTHNIFIQLPPEVKVETKSERNKNPLIILESCDKQLLGQICSKIRSFRKPEPYKGKGIKFVGEEIRRKSGKSAGAK; the protein is encoded by the coding sequence ATGTCTAGAATAGGAAAATTACCCATTAGTGTTCCCGCCGGAGTAACAGTTACTCTAAAGGATGATGTGGTTACCGTTAAGGGACCCAAAGGCGAATTGAGTCAATATGTAAATCCTGCTATCAATGTTGCCATCGAAGAAGGTCATATTGTTCTGTCTGAGAATGAAAATGCAATGCAAGATAATCCAAAGCAGAAGCATGCATTCCATGGTTTATATCGTTCATTGGTACATAATATGGTTATTGGTGTATCTGAAGGATATAAAAAAGAGTTGGAGCTTGTTGGTGTCGGTTATCGTGCTTCTAACCAAGGTAATATCATTGAATTGGCTTTAGGTTATACTCATAATATCTTTATACAGTTACCTCCTGAAGTGAAGGTTGAGACTAAGTCTGAAAGAAATAAAAATCCTCTTATCATTTTAGAATCTTGTGATAAGCAATTACTTGGTCAAATTTGCTCTAAAATACGTTCTTTCCGTAAGCCTGAACCGTATAAGGGTAAGGGTATTAAGTTTGTTGGCGAAGAAATTCGTAGAAAGTCTGGTAAATCAGCTGGTGCTAAATAA
- the rplN gene encoding 50S ribosomal protein L14 encodes MIQVESRLTVCDNSGAKEALCIRVLGGTGRRYASVGDVIVVSVKSVIPSSDIKKGAVSKALIVRTKKEIRRADGSYIRFDDNACVLLNNAGEIRGSRIFGPVARELRAANMKVVSLAPEVL; translated from the coding sequence ATGATACAAGTAGAATCCAGACTTACAGTATGTGATAATAGCGGAGCAAAAGAGGCTCTCTGTATCCGCGTTTTGGGTGGTACAGGTCGTCGCTATGCTTCAGTTGGGGACGTGATTGTGGTTTCTGTAAAGAGCGTTATCCCTTCAAGTGATATTAAAAAAGGTGCAGTGTCTAAGGCTTTGATCGTACGTACTAAGAAAGAGATCCGTCGTGCTGACGGTTCTTATATACGTTTTGATGATAATGCTTGCGTATTGTTGAATAATGCAGGTGAAATTAGAGGTAGTCGTATTTTCGGTCCAGTAGCTCGTGAACTTCGTGCTGCTAACATGAAAGTTGTGTCACTCGCTCCTGAAGTACTTTAA
- the rplC gene encoding 50S ribosomal protein L3, whose amino-acid sequence MPGLLGKKIGMTSVFSAEGKNVPCTVIEAGPCVVTQVKTVEKDGYKAVQLGFQDKKEKHTTKPLMGHFKKAGVTPKKHLAEFKEFETELNLGDTVTVELFNDATFVDVVGTSKGKGFQGVVKRHGFGGVGQTTHGQHNRARKPGSIGACSYPAKVFKGMRMGGQLGGDRVTVQNLQVLKVIAEHNLLLIKGSVPGCKGSIVIIEK is encoded by the coding sequence ATGCCAGGATTATTAGGAAAAAAAATCGGAATGACATCCGTTTTCAGTGCCGAGGGTAAGAATGTACCATGCACTGTTATCGAAGCAGGTCCTTGTGTTGTTACTCAAGTGAAAACTGTAGAAAAAGATGGCTATAAGGCTGTTCAGTTGGGCTTTCAAGATAAGAAAGAAAAGCACACTACCAAGCCTTTGATGGGGCACTTTAAAAAAGCTGGAGTAACTCCCAAGAAACACTTGGCTGAGTTCAAAGAGTTTGAAACAGAATTAAATTTGGGGGATACTGTTACTGTAGAATTGTTTAATGATGCAACTTTTGTTGACGTTGTTGGTACTTCTAAAGGTAAGGGCTTTCAGGGAGTTGTAAAACGTCATGGTTTTGGTGGCGTAGGTCAAACGACTCATGGTCAGCATAATCGAGCTCGTAAACCGGGATCTATTGGTGCTTGTTCTTACCCTGCAAAAGTATTCAAAGGAATGCGTATGGGTGGACAACTTGGCGGTGACAGGGTAACTGTTCAAAATCTGCAAGTATTAAAAGTAATCGCGGAGCATAATCTTCTTTTGATTAAGGGATCTGTTCCTGGTTGCAAAGGTTCAATCGTAATAATTGAGAAATAA
- the rplW gene encoding 50S ribosomal protein L23: MGIIIKPLVTEKMTAITDKANNRFGFIVRPGANKLEIKSEVEALYNVTVVDVNTMRYAGKNKSRYTRAGIINGRTNAFKKAIVTLKEGDTIDFYSNI, from the coding sequence ATGGGAATTATTATTAAACCGTTAGTGACAGAGAAAATGACTGCAATTACTGATAAGGCAAACAATCGTTTTGGCTTTATCGTGCGTCCTGGAGCTAATAAATTGGAGATTAAGAGCGAGGTTGAAGCCCTTTACAATGTTACGGTAGTTGATGTGAATACAATGAGGTATGCAGGCAAAAATAAAAGCCGTTATACTCGTGCGGGTATCATTAACGGACGTACAAATGCGTTCAAGAAAGCTATTGTTACGTTGAAAGAAGGAGATACTATTGATTTTTATAGCAATATTTAA
- the rpsH gene encoding 30S ribosomal protein S8, giving the protein MTDPIADYLTRLRNAIQAKHRVVEVPASNLKKEITKILFEKGYILNYKFVEDGPQGTIKVALKYDPVNKVNAIKKLERISSPGLRQYTGYKDMPRVINGLGIAIISTSKGVMTNKEAAELKIGGEVLCYVY; this is encoded by the coding sequence ATGACTGATCCAATAGCAGATTATTTGACGAGGTTGCGGAACGCTATTCAAGCAAAGCACAGAGTTGTGGAAGTTCCGGCTTCAAATTTGAAAAAAGAAATCACTAAGATTCTTTTTGAAAAAGGCTACATTCTTAATTATAAGTTTGTAGAAGATGGTCCCCAAGGCACAATTAAGGTTGCTTTGAAGTATGATCCAGTTAACAAGGTTAACGCTATCAAGAAACTAGAGAGAATTTCTTCTCCAGGTTTACGTCAATATACTGGTTATAAAGACATGCCGCGTGTTATTAATGGTTTGGGTATTGCTATAATATCTACTTCCAAAGGTGTAATGACTAACAAAGAAGCTGCTGAACTGAAGATTGGTGGTGAAGTTTTGTGTTATGTATATTAA
- the rpsN gene encoding 30S ribosomal protein S14: MAKESMKAREVKRAKLVAKYAGKRAALKEIIRIGDPADAFEAAQKLQKLPKNSNPIRMHNRCKLTGRPKGYIRQFGVSRIQFREMASNGLIPGVKKASW, from the coding sequence ATGGCAAAAGAATCAATGAAAGCACGTGAAGTAAAACGTGCTAAATTAGTAGCCAAATATGCCGGGAAGAGAGCTGCATTAAAAGAAATCATTAGAATAGGTGATCCTGCTGATGCTTTTGAAGCAGCACAGAAACTTCAAAAACTGCCTAAGAATTCTAATCCGATTCGCATGCACAATCGTTGCAAGCTGACGGGACGTCCGAAGGGATATATTCGTCAATTTGGCGTTTCTAGAATTCAGTTCCGTGAAATGGCCTCTAATGGTCTTATTCCCGGTGTAAAAAAAGCAAGCTGGTAA